GTGGAACAAGAAGTCAAGGGGTCCACATTATCTGATCAAAACAGtttgcgagtgtgtgtttgagaaattGCCAGTGTGCATATCAAAAATCACTTTGCTCTTGATCTTAGCCATTAAGGGACCAGTTCATATTACATCAACATCTGGAATCAACACTTACGATTGTTAAATAATTTAAGTCAATAGTAAACCAAATCACAATTCAATACACCTCTGCTTTTCTACATACAGTTAGTCATCAAAAAAACTATCAGAGTTTAGTATATGACAATTTCTGTAGTATGCTTTTAACGCCAGGCCAGACACAGATTTCAATTTGGCAATTTTAACATAGTTTGGTAAACAAAATATGTTGTCTCTGAAATGTCATTGCATGACAACCCCTGTGTTGAAACACAAGAAACTATATTTGACAAAGCCACCCAAAATATAACTTTGGCATGTTTTATTAggcaaaatatattcaaaaatattgagATTACCATTCATATAGTGTACAGCGtacatttcaattcaattcagAAGAAATAGATGCACATAACCAGGGTGCACAGGTTACAAGACAACAGAAATTATCTCATTAAACAACTGAAGTAACTGTTACTTTTACAGATCGCTTTCTATATATACACAGACATGTGTGACTATGTACAGTGAGGACATTAGGCTTACTGCCGCACACAGGGCATCTGTGCACTGGTATGTGGCACGTCAATGTCCCTGTAAGTTAACTACTGTACCCAGTAAGAATCAGTACATACCAATGGGCTACTCCCAGTGACACACAGTGTCACAAACATTATGGCATTGAGTTTTCTCCCCccctttattaaataaaactattttcatATTATACATATCATATTTTGTTACATTCAAGGTATAGATACAATTTGTATCAACAAGCAAAAGTCAATTCTAGACATTTGTGGCTTAGTTGTTTGCGGCACTTTCAAAGGGAGGGTGGGGGACACCATTCTGGCCTTAAGTGTAACCTTTTAACAAAGCAGTGAAATACTTGACTGGTAGATTGAAAGTCATTTGAGTACATTGaaagagtttatttttaaactggAAATAGTCTATTGTCCAGTGAAATCTGAAGTGTGTTAAGAGGAGGGACAATAATGCATATAGTAACAGTgattttaaagtataaatataatgCATGACTTACAGCCACTATGCTTTGAATTTGACATTCCTCCAATACATATCAAGCCCCCACATTTAATCTAATGACAGAGTAGTGCAGGCTGTGGCACAGTGCTAGATATATTACCACTCAATCTTGAGAGAAATCAGCTGTTATAATTTAATCATGTGAGCAGGTCTTATGTTATCAGGTTTAAAGGCAAATTCAACAAGATTTATTCAAGTTTATATTGATTAGACATCTTGTCAGTGGCAGTAAATCAAAACCAAGGAATCATATGTATACTGGAGATATACACAGTTTACTACACTATAAACTACTGTAAATGTCAGTGAACATCACTCAATTAACCCCATGATTTACCTTTTTTACAGCAAGGAGAAGAAATCAGTTTAAGGAACCGtggctgttttcatttttctaagATTTGTGCTGTGGCTTAATGTAATGTAGTTCCTAAACACATCAAAGCGTCATTGGAGCAATTGACTTCTCCAGTATTCGAGTTAAAGAACGACTTCACTATCACATGAAACATATTCCAATCCCAAATTAAAGTCAGGTTGTTAAAACAGccctgttgttttgtttaagaGTGTTTTCCTTTCATCAGGGACAGTGTTCTACTAATACATCAGTTTTTTACCACTGATGCTAGTTTTTAAAGAAGTCGATGACCATTCAACTATTTCGAAGGAAAGGGACGGCACGCAAACTTTTAGCCAAATGCCAGAAACAACCTTGACAGCAGCCTTGCAATCTGATTGTTTCACATGAAGAAACATTTAGGCAGTTTGTTTCACCTTCTCATGAACAGACAGCCGGCCTTAGGTGGCCTCGTCTCTTTTcatgaaaaaacaaagtcagCAAAGCCCAGACTCATTTGGGCAAAAcacattcagatttattttttttcttctttatgtcTGTTCATATACCGCAGTTGTACCTAAACAttataaagatttttttttttaagcaccACCAATGAAAAAAAGTCAGGCATACATAGTTAGGCCTGTTAAAGAGTAATACCACTCAGTTTTACAAAATTATCAGGCAATTTTTCTCCGTAAGCATAGATATTACTTAaatgaaaaaggagaaatatacagGTTGTGATGTCATAGAAACATAGTCTGATACTGCTCCTTTTAATACAAATGGGAGCCCATCCTGTTTCTGAGCTCAGCATCACTTCCCTGTGGTTTAATGATTTAGCTATTAAAACAGTACATTTGAGATGTTCAGTCATGCCATCCAATAGCAGGCCTTGAGGAAGCATACCTGAATCCTAAAATTAAGTGGCATTTCCCTTTAAATGCAGTCAAAGCATGATCTTGCTGATAGGGCTGGCTTTACATGTTACAAACACGGAAAGATAACTAACATCAGAGGGGTTTATCCTCTTGGGAGCATCAATGTGCTCGGCATTAATTCATATTTCTGGTGAATGAAAGTGGTAGGTTTGACCCATTGACACAATGCCACAATTTGAAGCCTTATGCTCCCACTGATGGATAAAATGTAAAGTCTTCATCAAGATCCCTGGCTCAACAAATGCCAGACAAACAGCGTGTTTGACAATAAAATATGGGCAAGTCCGGCACCCATTGCTGTTCAATTTTTTGGCTGAATGGGCACCATTACGGACACCAACATTACTTCTTCTGACTAAATCTGCATCATGTAAAGCCATCCTATTAGCCCAATTCTCTACATGTCAAGGTGCACAACAAGGATATACACAAAAAGTACGAAGTTTTGCAATGCCATCTCCACGTTCCAACTGTACATGACTAGCTTTTAAGGTTCTACATGTTGCATGTAGAATGTTCACAAAATATATCAGTACTAGATCAGAGTAGGCCAGTCACCAGTATTATTTTTGGCAGGGAGAGACTGAAAACTAGAAACTGGAAAGCATCCTGAGAGCAATGTGCTGCAAGGCACAGCCGAACCCTTCCAGGTACCTTGGAGACTGGCTGCATCTATGCGTGCGGTACGTCTGGGTTGCAGCAATTCAGCCTCCCGTAATAAGCCATACACTAAACTTTATCTTCAACATGCTTTctagcatttttttaaacaattatcGAAACTTCATACTCTACACGATATAACACGAGTCCAATATTTAACTTGAACTGCCAGATTCTTATCATTTTATCTGGCAAACATTAACCAGTTTAAGATTCAGTCATTGAAGAATTACTTgtgcaaacatttcaaatgtgatgGTAAACACTGTTTCCATCACTAATAGTACATTTCTACGACTTGTCCCTGCGTAAGTCACATCACAGCCCAGTGAAAGTTTTTCTCAAAGTCTCACTATTTTTACATGCACTGAAGGAATCAGGTTAAGGCATTAACATTGGGgaaccttttttaaatgcactgcaATAGTTGGATTTCTATGAAAAAAACTATGATACTGATACTTGTTTTCAATTGGAAGTAGGGACAAACAGACAAAGCAAATTATCAAACTAAATTGCTAACATTGagaatatgtaaataaattgaACTGGCATAGACAGGATTCTGGATGTAAATACTCTAAATGATATGATTCATCTGCACTATTAGGAATATTACCTAATCCTGTTTATTACCTTTACTTTCCCTGTCCTGTGCACATTAGTATAcgcaaaataaaatgatttatagaAGTTTAATGATGGCCAAATCCCATCGGTAATCTTGCTTGATTAACCAGGTTTCTTTTAACTATTAAAATTGATAAAGGCTTCTTATTTCTCAAGTATGCATCAGAAATCATCAGACTGCTTAAGTGCATGTAAAAGTAGTATTTGAAACAAAATTAACCTGCTCCTGCATTAAAACCCATGCTCCACTGACAACTTAAAGAAGTCCATTAGAGCTACTGTTTGAAACAAAGATACtttgaatattttaacattgaaaaGAATAACCACAACAAATTTGACAAATATAGAAATAAGAAATCTTGGATGTAGAATCCAATTAAATCTCAAGGTTACTATACAGCACACAGTAGGAAATTATCCAAACACAGATGTTTGTTTATACCGTCATCCAATCAATTCTGTGAACCAAAATGTAACATTATGTAGAATACTGACACTATATAAATTCTATCTTTTTTTGGCATTATTTAGCAGCTTATAAATGACTTTGAAATAATGGCTTTTGTGTGATAATATGTACATATATGTGCACATGTACACAAGTCAAATCTCGCTTTTggcttgctttgtgcactgtcAAATTCTACCAAAATAGTAGCTTTGTTAGGTGAGGCTGAGAAAATATATCTCTTCAGATACTGAGATAGTGCTTTACATTTGAAACTAGGAGGCTTCAATGACTAAGACTTTCATTGaaaccaatcagacaatgactaaaGCGTGAGGTCATTCAGATATAAGGCCATTAAATGTCATAGTTCATGCTGTGAGGTATGCAACTACCTCCCTCTTACTTAACTTCAGAATCAATGCACAAAAAAGTCACAAGAATTATTTACAGCAGAGGCAGACCTAAGCAAGGTTATTTATAGTTCCACTGCACCAGAACACTTTAAAAGCCTTTCATAACACATTCACAGGGCCTGAACAAGATCTTCATAAAAGCTACATTGTGTACACATGTCAACGTCCTCTTATGTCAAGGCAAATAGGAGAAGTTTCTCAGTTATTACTTTCCATCTCTAACGCGTTGCCATCAATAGTTCACTTTGACATAAGGACAACGTTAAGTACACCAGTTGGCTACAATGGTTATGatgattaattaaattaaattaatatgaATTTAATAAAAGACTGAAttaatgaaatgtgaaatatgtcaATTAAGTATCtgaaaaaataaccaaatattaaaaccagtcattatgaaatataataaagtattccTTTTATATTTACCCTAAGTCTGTTTTTCAAGTcaagttttatttcatattaaagttacattttagtcCATGCAGTCGTTTTGCACAACACATGTTATCTCAACTCTCTCAAGATATCAAGCTCAACAAACTTAGCCCGTTAGCACCTGCTGCCACACAACAAATATGCCAAATTTATCACATTTTAGACTGCTAAACAAGTAAAAACAGCACATAGACACAGTAAATAAAGCTCTTTAGTTATTAAGGCTCAGCTCAACTAGTCTTCAAATGTTACCCAGCTAACAAGCTAGGCTGGCTTTTGAGCTTTGATAGTATTCAAACtcagagaaaaaagtcaatGTTAGCAGCATTAGCTTGCTTCTGTAGGCTTTGGTTGTCAGAGAGAAAGACTTTTAGACTACATGCTCTTCACAAAGTTGTGTCTCTTTGCAAAAGCAGCGGAAGTAAGTCTGAATTAACAACACTAGTTAGCCAGCTATGTGGGCAGCAGGTGAAGCTTTGTTACGCAAAATCAAAGAGTTAGTTTCTGTGTGCCCCGTTTCACTTAATGCAGCGGGTAGATATTTGATTCAGAACGGATCTGACATTGTTGCTGATAATCTAGCTAACAGGAGCTGGAGGAACTGGCTAAATATGGTAGTAGTTGATATTTTGCTAGCTTCTAAGAGGGATTTGATTGGCCGAAAGGTCAGAAGGCAGTAACACCACAgcagtttaaatataaattgacATTATGAAATGGaagatcaaattaaaatgtacaggACAAAAAACTTCATTACAGGAATGTCAAAACTTCTATCAGAAAATTATTTcctaaaaaggacatttaatttATAAGAAATGTCTACCACATAACGAACATTTCCTGTGAAAATTGCTAATCAAAATATttgacagtttatttttaacaatcgACTCCCTTTTTGTATAACTTGTGTTCTTAATACTGAACACCCTGGGGCTTCATTAacaattttcatttaatatatcAAATCATCGGCAAGACTTCAAGAATGTATCTAAGGGACATTTAAGAGTCCTGCCAAGTGTTAGCAAACTATTAAATGATTTAGAATAATGATGCTGAACAAAGGCTTTGTTCATTGTTGATATGGTACAAAGCTGTTATGCAGCTCCTGCTCAGGTAATATGAATGTGTTATGAACCAAATGTCTAATAAGTTGTGCACACCACCTTATATAAAAAGTTTTCAAATGtgacacattttacaatttgaGATAAACTTATCAAACCAACTCCTCTATGCTATTTACTACCACGTCATTTAAGTGATGTACAATCTGATTTCCCACCAgagacatttgaaaagaaaaataaaaactcctGAGGGCAGATGTTGCACATGTAGCAACATTTAACAAGTGCCTATCTTTGCATTtcaaaactgtatttccctTTTTACATCACTTCTGAATGTTTAATAAGACTACCTGCTTAATGGCATGACCTCAATTTTGTGACAATGACGGCGGCAAGCTGTTGTGGATCTGTCAAATGAGGGTTCTTCTCCATAACTGAGTGTACAACATAAGCAGGAAAGATGTTACAAAGATTGCGATATGTTTGATACTGGTGGTCCGGGATGGCATACCGCTCTTGGTGTTCAGCTGCAGAGGGCATTTCCCATGGCGAGTTCCAGATTTGTTCCATTTTGTCTGGCATGCTGCGGACCATCACCCGCTCGCAACACGGCATCAGGCTGTTACTCAACGGATATGAATGATATCCATAGGACTCATTACCGCAAGGCAGAGGGTCCCAGCTCGCATGCTGCTCGCGGCACAGTGGAGGTCGCCTCTGTCTCATTGGGTTGCTATCATACAGCCTTGAGTCCGATATGCTGTCCATCCGGGTCATACCGAGAGACCTCGTGGGCTGCGAGGACAGAGGTGGGAGGACATTTTGAGTGAGGGGATAGTCTCCAGGACAGCTGGACCTTGCTCCCACCGCAACATGCTGGATATGTGGTGCTAGTCGCGATCCAGGCTGCTTCCGGGGCCCCTGCTTGGGTTCCTCAGGGCCATAACTCTGTACTCTAGTCAGCGCTTCATGACGAAACCCATGGGAGAACGCTTGCATCCTACCCGGTGCGGGAGACTGCTGCTGCCCCTTCATGCCATCCTCTAAGCTACTGTCCATAGAGCCCGTGTACATGTCCCCGTAAGAGGAGAAGGAGTCACTGTTTGAATGGCTGAGGCAGGACTCAGGGCAGTGGCTGGGATTTCTCTGATACACACCATGCTCGTGCTCCATGCTACAGAAACTGTCCACGTTATGCATGCTGCTCATGCTCATAGTTGAAAAATCACTGTGCAGTGAATAATATCCATGGTCGCTAACTGAGTCATACTTTGGAAACTGGTCATTGTAAGTTATAGAGGCGCCATGACTATTAGTAACTAAAATAGGAGGGTACTGTACACTGGACATGTGCTCTAGAGAACTGTGCGCGAACTGCAAAGAACCCGGCACTGGGCTGCTGGCTGATCGTGTGTTCAAGGCCCCAGCTGCGTGGCTCTTGGCAGGCTGCATGGTGGGCACGCTGAGAGCAGACACAAGGGAAGGCACTGAATTTGCCTCAGACTTCCTAGCAATGGACAGTGCTTCTGGGGGTTCACAGGCCACAGAGCGAATACTGGGGTCAGACTGACGTTTGGGTGCCACCCGTTTGACCTCAGAGATGCTATCCCCCTTAACAGTTGCCGGACCAGTACCGCATTTAGCTAAAGCCCCCTCACTCATTGTCTTCACCGCAGACAATTTGGCAAAAGCCCGCAGTTCATCAGCAACTGACCGCTGCGGCTGGTTGACACGCTCGGGATGATAGTACTTGCACTTGTGTCCATATGTGCACTTTTTCcctttattaaaagaaagagtAGATCATGTCATGAACAGTCGACAGCAGCAATCAGACATTgattgaaaaaacacatttaaggg
This Eleginops maclovinus isolate JMC-PN-2008 ecotype Puerto Natales chromosome 11, JC_Emac_rtc_rv5, whole genome shotgun sequence DNA region includes the following protein-coding sequences:
- the zc3h12b gene encoding probable ribonuclease ZC3H12B; translated protein: MTVWLMVEKLKMEKRPCREENIDSSEAQHASDDSEDGSSSESESEEQQHQFQVSRGKKREPLAVAKPHRQLCRSPCLDRPSFSQSSTAQDCREDDSSAGSGIKPASEREYQTKMEFALKLGYSGEQVESVLNKLGSAALINDLLAELVRLGNKVEPEIQPCSSTATSISRPPCVKETVSPEVSVEDDSSADIFDNLRPIVIDGSNVAMSHGNKEVFSCRGIQLAVEWFLEKGHKDITVFVPAWRKEQSRPDALITDQEILRKLEKEKILVFTPSRRVQGRRVVCYDDRFIVKLSYDSDGIIVSNDNYRDLQNEKPEWKKFIEERLLMYSFVNDKFMPPDDPLGRHGPSLENFLRKRPVVPEHKKQPCPYGKKCTYGHKCKYYHPERVNQPQRSVADELRAFAKLSAVKTMSEGALAKCGTGPATVKGDSISEVKRVAPKRQSDPSIRSVACEPPEALSIARKSEANSVPSLVSALSVPTMQPAKSHAAGALNTRSASSPVPGSLQFAHSSLEHMSSVQYPPILVTNSHGASITYNDQFPKYDSVSDHGYYSLHSDFSTMSMSSMHNVDSFCSMEHEHGVYQRNPSHCPESCLSHSNSDSFSSYGDMYTGSMDSSLEDGMKGQQQSPAPGRMQAFSHGFRHEALTRVQSYGPEEPKQGPRKQPGSRLAPHIQHVAVGARSSCPGDYPLTQNVLPPLSSQPTRSLGMTRMDSISDSRLYDSNPMRQRRPPLCREQHASWDPLPCGNESYGYHSYPLSNSLMPCCERVMVRSMPDKMEQIWNSPWEMPSAAEHQERYAIPDHQYQTYRNLCNIFPAYVVHSVMEKNPHLTDPQQLAAVIVTKLRSCH